One window of the Acaryochloris sp. CCMEE 5410 genome contains the following:
- the hisD gene encoding histidinol dehydrogenase — protein MLRTITQQAEAIAELRRICDRTQDDSLLHKESTVREVLASVQRQGDLALLQYTAEFDHLTLSLDQLKVSGAELDAAYQQISQEQLDAIRSYAQQIKAFHLKQRRQSQVHFGDHQVVVGQRYTPVDRVGLYIRGAQNISPSPILLNAIPAVVAGVPNIVMLTPPRPEQQMHPAVLVAAQEAGIEAIYRVGGAQGIAALAYGTATIPAVDVIAGSGNIYVTLAKKLVYGSVGLDALTGPPELVILADHTANPSYIAADLLAQAESDPLAAAILITSDTTLATKVVLEVNQTLSSYGILTEKAIAHYGLVITVDDIQNATSLVNGMAPAQVSLALHDPWRLVEHIRHAGSILMGSHTPPSTGQLLVGANPNLPTAGTARYSSGPGVDTFMKQTHLIQYSANALSHSAQHLDTLVQLEGGTAQSLSLRIRSEQSE, from the coding sequence ATGCTCCGAACCATTACCCAGCAAGCGGAGGCAATTGCAGAACTGAGACGGATTTGCGATCGCACTCAGGATGACTCTCTTTTGCACAAAGAATCGACCGTTCGAGAAGTCCTAGCATCGGTCCAACGCCAAGGTGACTTAGCCCTGCTTCAATATACCGCTGAGTTCGACCACCTCACCTTAAGCCTAGACCAACTCAAAGTGAGCGGTGCCGAACTAGATGCAGCATATCAACAAATTTCTCAGGAGCAATTGGACGCCATTCGGTCGTATGCCCAGCAGATTAAAGCCTTTCACCTCAAGCAACGCCGTCAAAGTCAGGTCCACTTTGGTGATCACCAAGTCGTGGTGGGTCAACGCTACACCCCCGTGGATCGGGTAGGTCTCTATATCCGAGGGGCTCAAAACATTTCTCCGAGTCCAATCCTTTTAAATGCGATTCCAGCCGTTGTCGCTGGTGTCCCCAACATTGTGATGTTGACGCCACCCAGGCCAGAACAACAGATGCATCCTGCCGTACTTGTCGCAGCCCAGGAAGCTGGCATAGAAGCGATTTATCGGGTGGGAGGTGCCCAAGGCATTGCAGCTTTGGCCTATGGGACAGCCACGATTCCTGCGGTAGATGTCATTGCCGGTAGTGGAAATATCTACGTCACCCTGGCGAAGAAATTAGTGTATGGCTCTGTAGGCCTCGATGCTCTAACCGGACCTCCAGAACTGGTTATTCTGGCAGACCATACCGCCAATCCTTCGTATATTGCTGCGGACCTATTAGCGCAGGCTGAATCTGACCCCCTCGCAGCAGCTATTTTAATCACCTCAGATACAACCCTGGCGACCAAGGTCGTCTTGGAAGTGAATCAGACCTTATCCAGCTATGGGATATTGACGGAAAAAGCGATCGCCCACTATGGCTTAGTCATCACCGTAGACGATATACAAAACGCGACGTCCCTCGTCAATGGGATGGCCCCCGCTCAGGTTTCCCTTGCCCTTCATGATCCTTGGCGTTTGGTGGAGCATATTCGCCATGCTGGCTCCATTCTCATGGGGTCTCACACGCCTCCCTCGACAGGTCAGTTGCTGGTAGGTGCCAATCCCAATCTACCGACTGCAGGAACAGCACGTTATAGCTCTGGCCCTGGAGTCGATACCTTTATGAAGCAAACTCATTTAATCCAATATTCGGCCAACGCTTTATCCCACTCTGCTCAACACTTAGATACCCTCGTCCAGCTAGAGGGGGGAACCGCACAATCTCTCTCCCTGCGTATTCGATCCGAACAGTCTGAATAA
- a CDS encoding Mo-dependent nitrogenase C-terminal domain-containing protein: MQSTALNIPPSPSPINPIKAFCKKVVRWYFSTLDLENPQVAHRICQLIPAQCPFERDIVFFGHELFHIPPMCKLNPAYDEFVELRFKALVFLADECGEDVTQYC, from the coding sequence ATGCAATCTACCGCTCTGAATATCCCACCTAGCCCTTCACCCATTAATCCCATTAAAGCGTTCTGTAAGAAAGTCGTTCGCTGGTATTTCTCGACCCTTGATCTTGAAAACCCTCAAGTCGCCCATCGAATTTGTCAACTGATTCCTGCACAATGTCCTTTTGAAAGAGATATCGTATTTTTCGGGCATGAATTATTTCATATTCCCCCGATGTGCAAGCTAAACCCAGCCTACGATGAGTTTGTTGAACTGCGGTTTAAAGCTTTAGTCTTCTTAGCTGATGAATGTGGTGAAGATGTTACCCAGTATTGCTAA
- a CDS encoding DUF2605 domain-containing protein yields the protein MINPYFPEPDLFSVRLGPLLGDYHYWLSRSRSLLEFEEIDFLDTQQQSDLLGRVHQTLSEVIAARSLFKATYGQIGIELNLLETWHDLVSECWQIMIQLRLGQSN from the coding sequence ATGATAAATCCATACTTTCCTGAACCAGACCTGTTCTCGGTCCGTTTAGGGCCACTACTGGGAGACTATCATTACTGGCTTAGTCGCTCTCGTTCCCTATTAGAGTTCGAGGAAATTGATTTTCTTGATACTCAACAGCAATCTGATTTACTCGGACGGGTGCACCAAACTTTGTCAGAGGTGATTGCTGCTCGCAGTCTATTCAAAGCAACATATGGACAAATTGGGATTGAGCTAAATTTGCTGGAAACCTGGCATGATCTAGTGTCTGAGTGTTGGCAGATCATGATCCAGCTTCGTCTAGGGCAGTCAAATTGA
- a CDS encoding DUF2973 domain-containing protein produces MLQILYMIAFIVLAVLAVGNLIRNVYSVGFLSQRDYHLPLPPPAYPEDKPQLVPHPELLDEAGNVIDEPLLVMRSMSVEDAREQLDALYNQSPGSKEDV; encoded by the coding sequence ATGCTTCAGATTCTATATATGATTGCCTTTATCGTGTTAGCGGTATTGGCGGTAGGCAACTTGATCCGTAACGTTTATTCGGTGGGCTTTCTATCCCAGCGCGATTATCACTTGCCCCTTCCTCCTCCCGCTTATCCAGAAGATAAGCCTCAATTAGTCCCCCATCCAGAGCTTCTGGATGAAGCTGGCAATGTGATTGATGAGCCTCTGCTCGTCATGCGTTCCATGAGTGTAGAGGATGCCCGAGAGCAGTTAGATGCCCTTTACAATCAATCACCAGGCTCTAAAGAGGACGTTTAG
- a CDS encoding GTPase family protein, which produces MVENSQPPDPSCPPQSISKKFWQPGPAKKFLKTARHLLQPIRQGSQSLKRYFQIDEQEVAAILERVKATLPTTEVILIGKPQSGKSSIIRSLTGATTDIIGQGFRPHTAHTQQYAYPTEELPLLYFTDTMGLGEAQPDTSDPMMELSQLLTPDSSLTVDTPSAKVMILTVKLNDFATDFLQNVIAQLREQHPQVPCLLAVTCAHELYPPHVENHPAYPPNEAEVSRAFAAIQKQFEGICDRSVLIDFTLEEDAFTPLFYGLDTFVDQLAELLPEAESRLLHQILDDAGIGTEIGSLYRETSRRYLTTFAAMAATLAAVPLPFATMPALTALQVTLVSLLGRLYGQSLSLSQAGGVISAIAGGFIAQVVGRELIKFVPGFGSVVAATWAAAYTWALGEGACVYFGDLLGGKTPDPQQIQQTMQQSFQEAKIRFKGEVWSADSQSPPTE; this is translated from the coding sequence ATGGTGGAAAATTCTCAACCGCCAGATCCCTCCTGCCCTCCTCAGTCGATCTCCAAAAAGTTTTGGCAGCCAGGTCCAGCCAAGAAATTTCTCAAAACTGCTCGACACTTATTACAGCCGATCCGGCAAGGTAGCCAATCCTTAAAGCGATACTTTCAGATCGATGAGCAAGAGGTTGCGGCTATCTTAGAGCGGGTGAAAGCAACCTTACCGACCACAGAAGTCATTTTGATTGGTAAGCCTCAATCAGGCAAAAGTTCCATTATCCGGAGTCTAACGGGGGCGACTACAGACATTATTGGCCAAGGGTTCCGTCCCCATACCGCTCATACTCAGCAATATGCATATCCCACGGAGGAGCTACCGCTTCTCTATTTCACCGACACGATGGGATTGGGAGAGGCCCAGCCAGATACCTCTGATCCGATGATGGAGCTATCGCAGCTTCTCACCCCTGACAGCAGTCTGACTGTCGATACGCCGTCAGCGAAGGTCATGATTCTCACCGTAAAACTGAATGATTTTGCAACGGACTTTCTACAAAATGTGATTGCACAGCTTCGAGAGCAACATCCTCAAGTTCCCTGCCTGCTAGCGGTCACTTGTGCCCATGAACTCTATCCCCCTCATGTCGAGAATCATCCTGCTTATCCCCCTAATGAGGCTGAGGTCTCACGAGCGTTTGCCGCGATCCAAAAGCAGTTTGAAGGCATCTGCGATCGCAGCGTCTTGATTGACTTCACTCTGGAGGAAGATGCATTTACTCCCCTGTTCTATGGTTTGGATACCTTTGTAGACCAGTTGGCAGAGCTACTGCCGGAAGCCGAATCGAGACTCCTCCATCAAATCCTAGATGATGCCGGTATCGGGACTGAAATTGGCTCCCTTTATCGGGAAACCAGTCGACGCTATTTGACGACCTTTGCCGCTATGGCGGCGACTTTAGCGGCAGTTCCTCTGCCGTTTGCAACGATGCCAGCTTTAACGGCACTTCAAGTCACGTTAGTCAGTCTCTTAGGGCGACTATATGGCCAATCCCTCAGTTTGTCCCAGGCTGGGGGAGTGATTAGTGCGATCGCAGGTGGTTTTATTGCGCAAGTTGTAGGCCGTGAACTGATCAAGTTTGTACCTGGCTTTGGTAGTGTGGTCGCTGCGACTTGGGCTGCTGCCTATACCTGGGCCTTAGGAGAAGGGGCTTGTGTCTATTTTGGCGATCTATTGGGGGGTAAAACACCTGATCCTCAGCAAATCCAGCAGACGATGCAGCAATCTTTCCAAGAAGCCAAGATCCGGTTTAAGGGAGAGGTTTGGTCGGCAGACTCTCAATCCCCCCCGACAGAATAA
- a CDS encoding TatD family hydrolase — MQLIDTHVHLNFDVFQPDLDQIAQRWRDHHIVRLVHSCVEPSEFEQIQSLSQRFSELYYAVGVHPLDVEKWTAEAEAQMRLMAKSDSKVVAIGETGLDFFKANNFDQQKQVFWTHLQMAQQLQLPVIIHCREAATAMVELLEKFWGIHGSVKGVMHCWSGTPEETQQFLALGFYVSFSGIVTFKNAAQVHESARLVPCDRILIETDCPFLAPVPVRGKRRNEPANVRYVAQQVADLRGVPLEELAATTTQNACRLFQLSLPVQS, encoded by the coding sequence ATGCAACTCATAGACACTCATGTTCATTTGAACTTTGATGTTTTTCAGCCTGATCTCGACCAGATAGCTCAGCGTTGGCGTGATCATCACATTGTGAGGTTAGTCCATTCTTGTGTTGAGCCATCGGAGTTTGAACAAATCCAAAGTCTGTCCCAGCGTTTTTCTGAACTCTACTATGCAGTAGGTGTCCATCCTCTAGATGTCGAGAAATGGACTGCTGAGGCAGAAGCTCAGATGCGATTGATGGCCAAATCTGATTCTAAAGTGGTGGCTATCGGTGAAACCGGTTTAGATTTCTTCAAAGCCAATAACTTCGATCAACAAAAGCAAGTCTTTTGGACCCATCTCCAGATGGCTCAGCAACTGCAGCTCCCAGTGATTATTCACTGCCGAGAAGCGGCAACCGCAATGGTGGAGTTGCTCGAAAAATTTTGGGGAATACACGGGTCCGTGAAGGGAGTGATGCATTGTTGGAGTGGCACCCCAGAAGAGACGCAACAGTTCCTAGCGTTGGGATTCTATGTCAGTTTTAGCGGTATCGTCACCTTCAAAAATGCGGCTCAAGTTCATGAGTCCGCCCGTCTTGTGCCTTGCGATCGCATTCTCATAGAAACAGATTGTCCGTTTCTGGCACCTGTTCCTGTGCGAGGTAAACGCCGCAATGAACCTGCAAACGTAAGATATGTAGCTCAGCAGGTGGCGGATTTGCGAGGCGTCCCTTTAGAAGAATTAGCAGCTACAACGACTCAAAATGCCTGTCGATTATTCCAGTTGTCTTTACCCGTTCAATCTTAA
- the rpsT gene encoding 30S ribosomal protein S20 has product MANIKSAKKRILIAERNRLQNKAYKSAIKTFTKRFQAAVDDYKNNPSDDQLAAIQNEMSVTYSKIDKAVKVGVFHRNTGARKKAGLARILKAAT; this is encoded by the coding sequence GTGGCCAATATCAAATCTGCAAAAAAACGAATTCTAATCGCTGAACGGAATCGTTTGCAAAACAAAGCTTACAAATCAGCGATCAAAACTTTCACTAAGCGGTTTCAAGCAGCGGTGGATGACTACAAAAATAATCCCTCTGATGATCAGCTTGCTGCGATACAGAATGAGATGTCCGTGACTTACAGCAAAATTGATAAAGCTGTCAAGGTCGGGGTTTTTCATCGAAATACAGGCGCTCGGAAGAAAGCCGGTTTAGCTCGGATCCTCAAAGCAGCGACTTGA